One Calidithermus timidus DSM 17022 genomic window, TCGTTTAGATTGCCGACGATCAGTTCCTCCTCGGCGATGCTTTCGCCGCTGAGCTCGAGGCGATACATGCGCCCGGTCTTGAGGGTGACGAAGAAGAGGCTGCCCTTCCAGGCGGGGAAGGCGTCGGCGCGGTAGAAGGTCAGGTCGGAGATGGCGATGGTACGGTCGGAGTAGTACTCCTTGGCGGCAGGTTGGTAGGGCGGGTGGGCTGGACAGGGGTCTGTGCCCATGCAGTCGGGCCAGCCGTAGTTGTACCCAGGCTTGATCAGGTTGAGTTCGTCCTTTTTATCGGGACCGTGCTCGGTGGACCACAGCTTGCCGGTTGCGGGGTCGAAGGCCAACCCCTGCGGGTTACGGTGGCTCAGCGTCCACATGGCCTTGGCCTGCCCCGACACCTCGGGGTCGTTGTAGAAGGGGTTATCGGTGGGGATGGAGCCGTCGAGCTTGATGCGGAAGATCTTCCCGGCCAATAGCTTCTTGCTCTGGGCCTTTTGGCTGTCGTCGGGCTCGCCGGGGACGTTGGAGGGAGCCGCTGCCGCGTCGCCCATGGTGATGAAGAGGTATTGCTTATCGGGCGAGAGCAGCACCCGGCAGCCGTTGTGGTTCCACCAACCCAGCATGTCGTCGAAGAGCTTGAGCTCACCGGTGAGGCTGGAACCCGAGATCACGAAACTCGAGACGCGGTTGCGGGCGTTGGCTTCGACGCTGGAATCGCCGTCTTTCCAGTAGGAGTAGCAGATGTAGACCTTCTTGTTGGTGGCAAAGTTGGCATCGAGCTCGAGGCCCAGCACACCCCCCTCTCCCTCGTCGCGCACCGCCGCCGAGGAGGCGTAAGTGGTGATGTTGCCGGAGGCTAGGTCGAGGGCCGAGAGTTCGACGCGGGAGCGATCGCGGTCGGTGAAGTAGAGCCTGCCGTCGGGGCCAAAGTTGAGGCTCCAGATGACCCCGGCCTTGACGTCCTTGACCAGCTCGATCTTGTACTTGGCAGCCGGGGGCTCCCCCTGATCGGTCTTACATCCGGCAGCCAGTAATAGCAAGCCCAATGCAACCATGCGGTTCATGCGCGCTCAGTCCTCCTGGTGCACAGCTGCGCTGTCCCAAAGGGGGGCGTCCTCCTCTGTGCTTCTGGCTCAGATTGACCCCACGGCGGCTTGGGATCCAGTAGGACTGCATGAATTTCCCTTCAGCAAAATCAGGAGTGGGCGGCGAGCTCGAGCCGACGGGCGATTTCCGCCACCACCACCCTGGCATGTTCGCGGCCATTCTCGATGAACACGGTGCGGGTATCCGAGCCGAAGCCGGCGGAACCGGCCACGAACAACCCCCGCAGCGAGGTCTCGAAGGCCTCGGAAAGTACAGGCTGATCATCCCGTTCGTCGAAGCGGACACCCGCCTGGCGCAGCAGGCCATCCGTTGCCCGGTAACCGATGTGCACGATCACGAAGTCGGCGGGGATGGTCTGGCTCGAGCCAGCGTGCTCCAGCGTCAGGCTGCGCGGGCCTATCTCCTTCACCCTCGAGTTCAGCAGCAGCCGGATCGAGCCCTCCTTGACCCGGTTGTCGAAGTCGGGTTTGAGCCAGTACTTGACGCGGGGGCGGATCTCCGCCTCGTGGTGCACCACCGTGACCCTGGCCCCCGAGCGGTAGAGCTCCAGCGCGGTCTCGACGGCGCTGTTGGAGCCACCGATCACCACCACTTGCTGCTGCCAGTAGCTTATGGTCTCCTCGATGCCGTAGCGCACGTGGGGCAGGTGCTCGCCAGGCACCCCCAGCCGGTTGGGGGTGTCGTAGTAGCCCGTAGCCACCAGCACGAAGCGGGCCTCGAGGCTGCCCTCCCCCTCCCGACTCCTGTACCGAACGCTGAAATTGCCCTCGGAGCCGTCGATGCCCCTCACCTCGGTGTAGGTGCGCACCTCCAACCCCTCCACCTCGGCCACCCGGCGGTAGTAGACCAGGGCTTCGCGGCGGGTGGGCTTGGGAGCGAGCGAAGGAAAGGGGTGCCCGCCGATCTCGAGGTT contains:
- a CDS encoding YpdA family putative bacillithiol disulfide reductase, producing the protein MWDLIIVGAGPVGLSAAIEARRAGLRALVLEKGTLVNTIRRWPVETVFFSEARNLEIGGHPFPSLAPKPTRREALVYYRRVAEVEGLEVRTYTEVRGIDGSEGNFSVRYRSREGEGSLEARFVLVATGYYDTPNRLGVPGEHLPHVRYGIEETISYWQQQVVVIGGSNSAVETALELYRSGARVTVVHHEAEIRPRVKYWLKPDFDNRVKEGSIRLLLNSRVKEIGPRSLTLEHAGSSQTIPADFVIVHIGYRATDGLLRQAGVRFDERDDQPVLSEAFETSLRGLFVAGSAGFGSDTRTVFIENGREHARVVVAEIARRLELAAHS
- a CDS encoding PQQ-dependent sugar dehydrogenase is translated as MNRMVALGLLLLAAGCKTDQGEPPAAKYKIELVKDVKAGVIWSLNFGPDGRLYFTDRDRSRVELSALDLASGNITTYASSAAVRDEGEGGVLGLELDANFATNKKVYICYSYWKDGDSSVEANARNRVSSFVISGSSLTGELKLFDDMLGWWNHNGCRVLLSPDKQYLFITMGDAAAAPSNVPGEPDDSQKAQSKKLLAGKIFRIKLDGSIPTDNPFYNDPEVSGQAKAMWTLSHRNPQGLAFDPATGKLWSTEHGPDKKDELNLIKPGYNYGWPDCMGTDPCPAHPPYQPAAKEYYSDRTIAISDLTFYRADAFPAWKGSLFFVTLKTGRMYRLELSGESIAEEELIVGNLNDQAGSYGRLRDVTVGPDGFIYSSTDESKIYRIVPDAQ